In the genome of Mycobacterium kansasii ATCC 12478, one region contains:
- a CDS encoding DUF6131 family protein, producing the protein MIVVGAILLILGFVFGIHLLTVLGIILLVIGAVLWALGSMGRPVAGRRYWY; encoded by the coding sequence ATGATCGTCGTCGGTGCCATCTTGCTCATTCTCGGATTCGTGTTCGGCATCCATTTGCTGACGGTGCTCGGGATCATCTTGCTGGTGATCGGAGCCGTGCTCTGGGCTCTGGGCTCCATGGGTCGCCCGGTCGCCGGCCGGCGGTACTGGTACTAG